One stretch of Solenopsis invicta isolate M01_SB chromosome 16, UNIL_Sinv_3.0, whole genome shotgun sequence DNA includes these proteins:
- the LOC105194566 gene encoding uncharacterized protein LOC105194566 — METSDPSGRLTAEDLSDCISDSSHSESQLRAFQSYERIKELNLSIDKTKEDTSTEPKDFHLSLESSDRTSLRFNEFPCENSTRNLTMTLNKAKDFGYSNNLTEINYPLDRPNENEESTDAATLCRSKNSSAKNVLFNLRETKQRSPHTSLASLDRYNKDLNFAVEKEMKDFSLLKNYNLDRMKEFNFSLDRMRDTHISSLALERLRGGAGLLENSSMLDHKEFRNLQVQPRNPDLEAIALERMRRSHLLGTELSAQNLSTQVPHSHSITHMQHSQQQQQQQAKSFTIDAILGLRNNQREKRSQQQQYRKHQGQESSTKNGSSSSSSGGGGKVKRVRTIFTAEQLERLEGEFARQQYMVGPERLYLAHALRLTEAQVKVWFQNRRIKWRKLHHEQQSQRVHEFQRTLNSSLEHEDSNETDKW; from the exons ATGGAAACGAGTGATCCGTCGGGTAGACTAACGGCGGAAGATTTATCGGATTGTATAAGTGATAGCAGCCATTCGGAATCTCAATTAAGAGCATTTCAAAGTTATGAGCGCATCAAGGAGCTGAACCTGTCAATTGATAAAACTAAAGAAGATACATCGACGGAACCGAAGGATTTTCATCTTAGCCTTGAAAGCAGCGATAGGACGTCTCTTCGATTCAATGAGTTTCCATGCGAAAATTCAACAAGAAATCTCACTATGACGTTGAATAAGGCCAAGGATTTCGGTTATTCTAATAATTTGACCGAGATTAATTATCCATTGGATAGACCGAACGAGAATGAGGAATCGACTGATGCCGCAACGCTTTGCAGATCAAAAAATTCCAGCGCCAAAAACGTCCTATTTAATCTGCGTGAGACCAAGCAAAGGAGTCCTCATACGTCGTTAGCTTCCTTAGACAGGTACAACAAAGATCTCAATTTCGCAGTGGAAAAGGAAATGAAGGATTTCAGTCTACTTAAGAACTACAATCTCGATCGCATGAAGGAGTTCAATTTTTCTCTCGATAGAATGAGGGACACCCACATTAGTAGTCTGGCTCTCGAAAGATTGCGTGGTGGTGCTGGTTTACTGGAAAATTCGAGCATGCTGGATCACAAGGAATTCAGGAACTTGCAGGTACAACCGAGGAATCCAGATCTCGAAGCCATAGCTTTGGAGCGCATGAGACGCTCGCATTTGCTTGGTACGGAATTATCCGCGCAAAACTTGTCGACGCAAGTACCGCATTCTCATTCGATTACGCATATGCAACACTctcaacaacaacagcagcaacaagcGAAGTCCTTCACCATCGACGCGATCCTAGGCCTAAGGAACAATCAGCGAGAAAAACGGAGTCAGCAGCAACAATACAGAAAACATCAAg GTCAGGAAAGCTCGACAAAGAACGGCAGTTCGAGTTCCAGTTCTGGTGGAGGCGGCAAAGTGAAGAGGGTGCGAACAATTTTCACGGCGGAACAATTGGAACGTCTGGAGGGTGAATTTGCACGTCAACAATACATGGTGGGCCCCGAAAGATTATATTTAGCTCACGCACTTCGACTGACCGAGGCCCAAGTCAAGGTCTGGTTCCAGAATCGTCGCATAAAGTGGCGAAAGTTGCATCACGAGCAACAGAGCCAGAGAGTACATGAGTTTCAGCGTACTTTGAACTCTTCGTTGGAGCACGAAGACAGCAACGAAACCGACAAATGGTGA